A single Anopheles maculipalpis chromosome 3RL, idAnoMacuDA_375_x, whole genome shotgun sequence DNA region contains:
- the LOC126562001 gene encoding tyrosine-protein kinase Src64B, giving the protein MGNKCCSKRQDQELALTYPGGYKKGDSSFNSNLSGPKHNNGGSIDSRYTPDPNRGQLIKHPKGGVDIIRPRTTPLLPGHNTRRIVVALYNYNAREETDVSFVKGDRMEVLDDTESDWWRVVHLKTRQEGLIPWNFVAEDRSVNSEDWFFENVSRKEADKLLLANENPRGTFLVRPSEHNPNGFSLSVKDWEESRGYHVKHYKIKPLDNGGYYIATNQTFPSLPALVMAYSKNALGLCHVLSSPCPKPQPQVWDLGPELRDKWEINRNEIQLIRKLGHGNFGEVYYGKWRNNIEVAVKTLREGTMSTQAFLQEAAIMKKFRHSRLVALYAVCSKEEPIYIVQEYMSKGSLLDFLRTGDGQFLQFEDLIYIAAQVASGMEYLELKQLIHRDLAARNVLIGENNVAKICDFGLARVIADDEYCPKQGSRFPVKWTAPEAIVYGKFSIKSDVWSYGILLMELFTYGQVPYPGMHSREVIEQIERGYRMPKPTAHHLPDDIYSLMLKCWDAIPDKRPTFEFLNHYFQNFTITSEVPYREVQD; this is encoded by the exons ATGGGCAATAAATGTTGCAGCAAACGGCAGGATCAGGAACTAGCGCTTACCTATCCCGGCGGCTACAAGAAGGGTGATAGCAGCTTCAACTCAAACCTCTCCGGACCGAAACACAACAATGGCGGTTCGATCGATTCCCGGTACACGCCCGATCCGAACCGGGGACAGCTTATAAAACACCCGAAGGGTGGCGTAGACATCATCCGGCCACGAACGACACCGC TTCTACCTGGCCATAACACGAGAAGGATAGTGGTAGCGCTTTACAACTACAATGCACGCGAAGAAACGGACGTCAGCTTCGTCAAAGGGGACCGGATGGAGGTCCTCGACGATACGGAATCGGACTGGTGGCGTGTTGTACATCTAAAAACCCGCCAGGAAGGTCTCATTCCGTGGAACTTTGTTGCCGAAGATCGCAGTGTCAACAGTGAAGA CTGGTTCTTTGAGAATGTTTCACGGAAAGAGGCGGACAAATTGCTGCTGGCAAACGAGAACCCACGCGGTACCTTCTTGGTGCGACCGTCCGAGCACAATCCGAACGGGTTCTCGCTGTCGGTGAAAGATTGGGAGGAAAGTCGAGGCTATCACGTAAAACACTACAAGATCAAACCACTGGACAATGGAGGCTACTATATTGCAACGAATCAAACGTTCCCATCGCTCCCGGCACTGGTGATGGCATATTCAA AGAATGCCCTCGGACTGTGTCACGTACTGTCTAGTCCCTGTCCAAAGCCGCAACCACAGGTGTGGGACCTTGGTCCAGAACTGCGCGACAAATGGGAAATCAATCGCAACGAGATTCAGCTCATCCGCAAGCTCGGCCACGGTAACTTCGGCGAAGTGTACTACGGCAAATGGCGAAACAATATCGAGGTGGCGGTAAAAACGCTCCGCGAAGGTACCATGTCAACGCAAGCGTTCCTCCAGGAAGCGGCCATTATGAAAAAGTTCCGCCACAGTCGACTGGTGGCACTGTATGCGGTTTGCTCCAAGGAGGAACCGATCTACATCGTGCAGGAGTACATGTCCAAGGGCAGCTTGCTCGACTTTCTCCGCACCGGCGATGGGCAGTTCCTACAGTTTGAGGATCTGATCTACATAGCGGCACAGGTCGCCTCCGGCATGGAGTATCTCGAGCTGAAGCAGCTGATCCATCGCGATCTTGCCGCCCGGAATGTGCTGATCGGCGAGAACAACGTGGCAAAGATCTGTGATTTCGGGCTGGCGCGCGTGATAGCGGACGATGAGTACTGTCCGAAGCAGGGTTCCCGGTTCCCGGTCAAGTGGACCGCACCGGAAGCGATCGTGTACGGCAAGTTCTCGATCAAGTCGGACGTCTGGTCGTACGGTATACTGCTGATGGAGCTGTTCACGTACGGGCAGGTGCCGTACCCGGGCATGCACAGTCGCGAGGTGATCGAGCAGATCGAGCGCGGCTACCGGATGCCTAAACCGACCGCGCACCATCTACCGGACGACATCTACAGCTTGATGCTGAAGTGCTGGGACGCGATACCGGACAAGCGGCCCACGTTCGAGTTTTTGAACCACTATTTCCAAAACTTTACCATCACCTCGGAGGTGCCGTACCGAGAGGTGCAGGATTAA